The Leishmania mexicana MHOM/GT/2001/U1103 complete genome, chromosome 26 genome includes a window with the following:
- a CDS encoding putative DNA ligase k alpha, with the protein MKATVLRQLGGSRLIGHPTMLQLRAVKRVTTAKAKGTARGGRAKEAAAPTACSGHGSHKLSLADFYPAIARTWIAAASNKMLQPQHVAPDSRKLAWWICPSCHHQHNKRIDLHLAAGGACPKCEAKPTMAGGASAKKSTSSSRGASNPASPLKKKQASAASAHEPVPAAAVLRHRCRPNSTLDTIAAGNANLLSKSVADNQYLRVQETRNLLPMLAKSYDKERWKIAPGEVLQVSPKLDGIRCVAAYRIDTKQVLFFSRSGTLFECCDDAIEPALRCLFEKDPSLVLDGELYNDSINLAQLSTICKTVRKATPPSPTAALSGADPVSAFYNALLVAAYGKKKHKGSSAPAAAGLQADAPAVIRFDQLTSAIRTTRQWRTPEVAALQRQLQYHVFDVLYSREFPYGRGSAVPFSVRYGVLERLLASATAYNLAHISKYNPLVLRRVPSYSCTIDAVDAVLQAAIQVGYEGIMIRRECRGATTAAGKDGSDTVESATKKIKRGAASSGSKASAMASTANIDAGYGYGQRSSTLLKYKVMQDAEYIIVGAVEGSGKWKGFLGSFICVTPDKKHRFTVTPASTDADKRRMWQSWKTVYKGKALTVQYQEITAEGVPRFPVGKCVRGAADGHDWL; encoded by the coding sequence ATGAAGGCGACTGTGTTGCGACAGCTGGGCGGCAGCCGCTTAATCGGGCATCCGacgatgctgcagctgcgggcgGTGAAGCGGGTGACAACGGCAAAGGCGAAAGGCACTGCGAGGGGCGGCAGGGCGAAAGAAGCGGCTGCACCGACAGCATGCAGCGGTCATGGCTCACACAAGCTGTCCTTGGCGGACTTTTACCCTGCCATCGCCCGCACATGgatcgcggcggcgtcgaataagatgctgcagccgcagcacgtTGCCCCTGATAGCCGCAAACTGGCGTGGTGGATTTGCCCGTCTTGCCACCATCAGCACAACAAGCGCATAGATCTTCACCTCGCCGCCGGGGGTGCGTGCCCCAAGTGTGAAGCAAAGCCCACCATGGCTGGCGGCGCGTCCGCAAAGAAGAGTACGTCGAGTTCCCGTGGCGCCAGCAATCCCGCCTCGCCATTGAAAAAGAAACAGGCatccgccgcgtcggcgcatGAGCCTGTCCCTGCCGCAGCAGTActtcgccatcgctgccgccccaACTCGACGCTCgacaccatcgccgccgggAACGCGAACCTCCTCAGCAAAAGCGTAGCCGACAATCAGTACCTTCGCGTGCAGGAGACGCGCAACCTGCTTCCGATGCTGGCAAAGAGCTACGATAAGGAACGCTGGAAAATCGCGCctggcgaggtgctgcaggtgtcGCCGAAACTGGACGGcatccgctgcgtcgccgcgtACCGAATAGACACGAAGCAGGTGCTCTTCTTCAGCCGCTCCGGCACGCTCTTCGAGTGCTGTGACGACGCCATCGAgccagcgctgcggtgccTCTTCGAGAAGGACCCGTCACTTGTTCTTGACGGCGAGCTGTACAACGACTCGATCAACCTGGCGCAGCTCAGCACTATCTGTAAAACAGTCAGAAAAGCAACCCCGCCGTCCCCCACGGCGGCATTGTCTGGGGCAGACCCGGTGTCGGCCTTTTACAACGCCCTCCTCGTTGCCGCATATGGAAAGAAGAAGCACAAGGGTAGCTCcgcccctgccgctgctgggctGCAGGCAGATGCGCCGGCAGTGATCCGCTTCGACCAGCTCACGTCGGCGATTCGCACGACACGTCAGTGGCGCACCCCTGAAGTTGCGGCTCTGCAACGCCAGTTGCAGTACCACGTCTTTGATGTCCTTTACAGCCGTGAGTTCCCCTACGGTCGAGGGTCGGCGGTTCCGTTCAGCGTCCGCTACGGCGTTCTTGAGCGACTGCTGGCATCCGCGACAGCTTACAACCTCGCGCATATTTCCAAGTACAatccgctggtgctgcggcgcgtgccGAGCTATTCGTGCACCATCGATGCTGTTGACGCCGTCCTGCAAGCCGCCATACAGGTGGGCTACGAGGGCATCATGATCCGCCGTGAGTGCCGCGGCGCCACGACCGCTGCCGGCaaggacggcagcgacacggTGGAGTCGGCAACCAAGAAGATTAAGCGGGGCGCTGCATCCAGTGGGAGTAAAGCCAGCGCGATGGCTTCGACGGCGAACATTGACGCCGGGTACGGCTatgggcagcgcagcagcacgttgCTGAAGTACAAGGTAATGCAGGACGCAGAGTACATCATTGTAGGCGCTGTGGAAGGCTCCGGCAAGTGGAAGGGCTTTCTCGGCTCTTTCATCTGCGTGACGCCAGACAAGAAGCACCGCTTCACCGTCACCCCAGCGAGCACTGATGCCGACAAGCGGCGGATGTGGCAGTCGTGGAAGACGGTGTACAAGGGgaaggcgctgacggtgcagTACCAGGAGATCACCGCAGAGGGCGTACCGCGCTTCCCTGTGGGCAAGTGCGTTCGCGGAGCCGCTGATGGGCACGATTGGCTGTAG
- a CDS encoding putative DNA ligase, whose product MQTPSNVSPVCMKMAVWRCSHCLQEFEMVVGHFIDGGGVCPHCHSPQKKLDNVTLRNAQGELVTKKPQYVKAPRMIHSNYRSVLFANPHWESLNIQPMLAQRWELVVDELMNSSNGESGTAPDKHLLLASPKIDGIRCMIGYNEKLGEVQFFSRGGIVLECCHGLAPQLLPLFAKDPTLMLDGELFAPECNFEQLNGLVRRLNRKSDPNIMEAQARLLEYFAFDIMYSAQLSSLSAPFDERYMLLKKLIPVCGAKRISNYVHDDTRKKVIRATHGGVATAENGQAVKIYHVPAAQVHPSDMEDVLNEACSQGFEGVMIRLPKFPYEHGKRSFGLLKYKQMHDAEFKIIGFVPGEGKFKSALGAFVCTTKDGKHFHTAPKVSYKRRVELWEHRREYLGKYLTVQYQELSSQNVPRFPVAKAIRGSEDRRDWL is encoded by the coding sequence ATGCAGACGCCGAGCAATGTATCACCCGTGTGCATGAAGATGGCggtgtggcgctgctctcaCTGCTTGCAGGAGTTCGAGATGGTTGTGGGGCACTTCATTGATGGGGGCGGCGTGTGCCCGCATTGCCATAGTCCGCAGAAGAAGCTGGACAACGTGACGCTCCGCAATGCACAAGGGGAACTGGTGACCAAGAAACCCCAATACGTGAAGGCACCGCGGATGATTCACTCGAACTACCGTAGCGTGCTCTTCGCTAATCCACACTGGGAATCGCTGAACATTCAGCCCATGCTTGCGCAGCGCTGGGAGCTTGTTGTGGATGAGCTCATGAACAGCAGTAACGGCGAGAGCGGCACCGCTCCCGACAAGCATCtgctcctcgcctcccccaAGATCGATGGCATCCGCTGCATGATTGGGTACAACGAGAAGCTTGGCGAGGTGCAGTTCTTCTCTCGTGGCGGCATCGTTCTCGAGTGCTGCCACGGCCTCgccccgcagctgctgccgctctttGCGAAGGACCCGACGCTCATGCTAGACGGCGAGCTCTTTGCGCCCGAGTGCAACTTTGAGCAGCTCAACGGGCTTGTACGCCGGCTCAACAGGAAGTCCGACCCAAACATTATGGAggcgcaggcacgcctgCTAGAGTACTTCGCGTTCGACATCATGTACAGCGCGCAGCTCTCGTCCTTGTCGGCTCCTTTCGACGAGCGCTACATGCTGCTCAAGAAGCTCATCCCGGTGTGCGGAGCGAAGCGGATTAGCAACTATGTTCACGACGACACGCGGAAGAAGGTGATCCGCGCAACGCATGGCGGCGTGGCGACCGCGGAAAACGGGCAGGCCGTGAAGATCTACCATGTCCCTGCCGCGCAGGTTCACCCGAGCGACATGGAGGACGTGCTGAACGAGGCATGCTCGCAGGGCTTCGAGGGCGTCATGATTCGCCTTCCCAAGTTCCCCTACGAGCACGGCAAGCGCAGCTTTGGGCTACTCAAGTACAAGCAGATGCACGATGCTGAGTTTAAGATTATTGGCTTCGTGCCCGGCGAAGGCAAGTTCAAGAGCGCCCTTGGCGCCTTTGTCTGCACAACCAAGGACGGCAAGCACTTTCATACAGCACCCAAGGTCTCCTACAAGCGCCGCGTCGAGCTGTGGGAGCATCGCAGGGAGTATCTAGGCAAGTACCTGACGGTGCAATACCAAGAGCTCTCCTCGCAGAACGTGCCGCGCTTTCCTGTCGCCAAGGCCATTCGCGGTAGTGAGGATAGGCGAGATTGGCTGTGA
- a CDS encoding GTP-binding protein-like protein yields the protein MPPFSGKKKKEQLQAKRQRKRDEEDRSKMRDREREKLREELMECGEDASEAVLDALLRERADLQHPARGRRARQREEESTAAHRKAVSGDSEDDESGSSASSDDSDREGGDKLRRSAPPTMMYSADRQHGVRSIFVKESAAVIAARKQLSYQPIPCRTTMPPTGIPFGEWFTFPSSASAAAAVVSAGANSKRGGAWDGGDGAPMCVEDKLALIAAEQQRRMERPLVASAGDALGGVSSSTFFPFAVELPSRGWHLEAEGSAVVADASIVMAGAGGASTQPQSDRPREATPQAAGGDSATPASEDGQEGVACACRRSSSHKEASGADSNDVDASAAHTGTAAAKAHNQGDAQYIRSVEKKRFALYTDCVDAYPLPAAFVGLEVSSYERNMEVWQQLWRTVELSDILVVVADARYPIIHAHLGLLTYITKSQRKPCVFVLNKEDLVPASTLRCWQRFLYHYLDDLGFSVEPPDAAGQPGETDTKWCNSKGFAQGGSASGRIVLRTFTANPRPETAGQRDGDVDVTRRQKNRKKANEVMYEKLRTGRLNVAKRHGGGQRGAAGDNGDNESEEDDEFRYGATEMFVGIHAAQHALQQDRRAYKELEVVAGKITELLATCRRLGTAARATAQGVDTAPVERSNAPPSSSPAYATSSLPCAAHKHKKAQKRSAARCGGRGGGGMGGALAGDDSGSESSDDAMEDRAPDSPSYLHVGFIGHPNVGKSSLLNCIRGTKVVSVSATPGHTKHMQTIPVPNEHLTLVDSPGLALPVFGVPRPLQAVLGTHQIAQTRDPQTSIGFLAAYLPIEKAYGLQRPEDALPEVGWSSFELCEAYAKKRGLFVKHGKGALDVHRAAIALLQEAYEGRLAIFYAPPELNLLQSAWYRERIRPHLLLPVFESAPFAST from the coding sequence ATGCCGCCGTTCAGTGGAAAGAAGAagaaggagcagctgcaggcaaagcggcagcgcaagcgGGATGAGGAGGACCGCTCAAAGATGCGCGACCGAGAGCgggagaagctgcgcgaggagctcaTGGAGTGCGGCGAGGATGCTTCCGAAGCCGTCCTCGATGCTCTCCTGCGCGAACGAGCGGATCTGCAGCACCCAGCGCGTGGACgccgcgcgcggcagcgcgaagaagagagcaccgctgcgcatcgAAAAGCTGTCAGCGGTGacagcgaggacgacgaaTCTGGCAGCAGTGCATCATCGGATGACTCGGACCGCGAAGGCGGAGACAAGTTGCGGCGTAGCGCACCGCCGACCATGATGTACAGCGCAGACCGTCAGCATGGGGTGCGCAGCATCTTCGTCAAGGAATCTGCCGCCGTCATTGCCGCTCGCAAGCAGCTGAGCTATCAGCCGATTCCGTGCCGCACAACGATGCCGCCAACAGGCATTCCGTTCGGAGAGTGGTTCACCTTTCCATCCTCTGCgtccgcagccgcggctgtGGTGTCGGCAGGCGCGAACTCCAAGCGTGGCGGTGCTTGGGACGGCGGGGATGGTGCGCCCATGTGCGTGGAGGACAAGCTCGCCCTCAtcgcggcggagcagcagcgccgcatggAGCGCCCGTTGGTGGCGTCTGCCGGAGACGCGCTCGGCGGCGTGAGTAGCAGCACATTCTTCCCGTTCGCGGTGGAACTTCCCTCGCGAGGCTGGCACCTCGAAGCGGAAGGCAGTGCAGTTGTGGCCGATGCAAGCATAGTCATGGCCGGCGCGGGTGGTGCTTCAACCCAACCGCAGTCAGACCGGCCGAGAGAGGCAACTCCTCAAGCCGCTGGAGGCGACTCCGCCACCCCGGCGTCAGAAGACGGGCAAGAGggggtggcgtgcgcgtgtcgtCGCAGCTCTAGTCACAAGGAGGCAAGTGGAGCAGACAGCAACGACGTCGACGCTTCCGCAGCTCACacaggcaccgctgccgcgaagGCCCACAATCAAGGCGACGCGCAGTACATCAGAAGCGTTGAGAAGAAGCGGTTTGCTCTCTACACGGACTGCGTGGATGCTTACCCCTTGCCCGCGGCGTTCGTGGGCCTGGAGGTGAGCTCCTACGAACGGAACATGGAGGTGTGGCAGCAGCTCTGGCGCACCGTCGAGCTGAGTGACATCCTTGTCGTCGTGGCCGATGCACGGTACCCCATCATACACGCCCACCTCGGTCTGCTCACCTACATAACAAAGTCGCAGCGCAAGccgtgcgtgtttgtgctgAACAAGGAAGACCTCGTACCAGCCTCCACGCTCCGGTGCTGGCAGCGGTTCCTGTATCACTACTTGGATGACTTGGGCTTCTCTGTGGAGCCGCCAGATGCAGCGGGGCAACCGGGAGAGACGGATACCAAGTGGTGCAACAGCAAAGGCTTTGCTCAAGGAGGCTCCGCTAGTGGACGCATTGTACTGCGCACCTTCACCGCTAACCCGCGTCCTGAAACGGCAGGCCAACGCGACGGTGATGTGGACgtgacgcggcggcagaagaATCGGAAGAAGGCGAATGAGGTCATGTACGAGAAGCTGCGCACTGGCCGGCTAAACGTGGCGAAGCGCCATGGCGGTGGtcagcgcggcgcagcaggtgacAACGGTGACAACGAGAGCGAAGAGGATGACGAGTTCCGTTACGGCGCCACGGAGATGTTTGTGGGAATACATGCCGCTCAGCACGCGCTTCAACAGGACCGCCGCGCCTACAAGGAGCTCGAAGTGGTAGCTGGCAAAATCACCGAGCTGTTGGCGACATGTCGCCGCTtgggcaccgccgcgcgtgcCACGGCGCAGGGAGTGGATACTGCACCGGTGGAACGGTCCAATGCGCCCCCGTCGTCATCACCGGCGTACgcgacgtcgtcgctgccgtgtgcggcacacaagcacaagAAAGCGCAGAAGAGAAGTGCGGCTCGTTGTGGCGGAAGAGGGGGCGGTGGCATGGGCGGCGCTCTAGCTGGTGACGACTCCGGAAGCgagagcagcgacgacgctaTGGAGGACCGGGCGCCAGACAGCCCCTCGTACCTTCACGTAGGCTTTATCGGCCACCCCAACGTGGGCAAATCATCCCTGCTCAACTGCATCCGCGGCACGAAGGTGGTCTCGGTGAGTGCCACGCCAGGCCACACGAAGCATATGCAGACAATCCCAGTGCCGAACGAGCACTTGACGTTGGTGGATAGCCCCGGCCTGGCCCTCCCCGTCTTCGGCGTGCCGCGTCCGCTGCAGGCCGTCCTCGGGACTCACCAGATCGCCCAGACACGCGACCCGCAGACGAGCATCGGCTTCCTGGCAGCGTACCTGCCAATCGAGAAGGCGTACGGACTGCAGCGGCCCGAGGATGCGCTCCCGGAGGTTGGCTGGAGTTCTTTCGAGCTGTGTGAGGCCTACGCAAAGAAACGTGGCCTCTTCGTGAAGCATGGAAAGGGTGCCCTCGACGTCCACCGTGCGGCCATTGCCCTTCTTCAGGAGGCCTACGAGGGGCGGCTCGCCATCTTCTATGCACCACCAGAGCTGAACCTTCTGCAGTCCGCGTGGTATCGCGAGCGCATTCGCCCGCACCTCCTGTTGCCGGTGTTCGAATCCGCTCCCTTCGCTAGTACGTAG
- a CDS encoding prefoldin-like protein, protein MNAILEKYTFKDDYVSPRGIPKVAFVENVAELVKSSGDSAETLLKRFSEQYSKYKLAEHRLIRTTANLEAKIPDIKKTLQTLEYLKKSLVAENGGKGFTTNYGLTESVFCQAKVLPQKTVHLWLGANVMVEYTFEEATQLLERNLKSATENLAATQEDLAWLQEQQTILEVNTSRLYNYDVVERRKKSEEEAKK, encoded by the coding sequence ATGAACGCTATCTTGGAGAAGTACACCTTCAAGGACGACTACGTCAGCCCGCGTGGCATCCCGAAGGTCGCCTTTGTGGAGAACGTGGCGGAGCTGGTCAAGTCGAGCGGTGACAGTGCCGAGACACTGCTGAAGCGCTTCAGTGAGCAGTACAGCAAGTACAAACTCGCGGAGCACCGGCTGATCCGCACGACAGCCAACCTCGAGGCGAAGATTCCGGACATCAAGAAGACGCTGCAGACCCTGGAGTATCTGAAGAAGTCGCTAGTGGCAGAGAACGGCGGCAAGGGCTTCACGACGAACTACGGACTAACGGAGAGTGTCTTCTGCCAAGCTAAGGTTCTGCCACAGAAGACGGTGCACCTCTGGCTCGGCGCGAACGTCATGGTCGAGTACACGTTTGAGGAAgccacgcagctgctggagcgcaaCCTGAAGAGCGCCACCGAGAACCTCGCGGCGACCCAGGAAGACCTGGCGtggctgcaggagcagcagacgaTCTTGGAGGTGAACACGTCGCGGCTGTACAACTACGACGTGGTGGAGCGCCGTAAGaaaagcgaagaagaggcCAAGAAGTGA